In Zingiber officinale cultivar Zhangliang chromosome 11B, Zo_v1.1, whole genome shotgun sequence, a single window of DNA contains:
- the LOC122034803 gene encoding uncharacterized protein LOC122034803 gives MEHMDADHPGERCDAAQGNAPGAFSPPLGTIAASGGVGGAGVQENAWSFLALARQLVDRGEPSLALQAVLAAIRSGGGEQAVFEILHQARELYRNRLQTDAAADELASLFAECAIAEAQGPVRSSNNPPLAPLHVGPSIPLDSEGRSFLAMSGRQQVMLDAFADGSSFVCLKCGGLVSTNRKDEHFAYWCS, from the exons ATGGAGCACATGGACGCCGACCACCCCGGCGAACGATGCGACGCCGCGCAGGGGAACGCCCCGGGAGCGTTCTCTCCGCCGCTGGGCACCATAGCAGCCTCCGGCGGAGTCGGCGGTGCGGGCGTCCAGGAGAACGCGTGGAGTTTCCTCGCTTTGGCCCGCCAGCTCGTCGATCGGGGCGAGCCTTCCCTCGCTCTACAAGCG GTACTTGCAGCAATCAGATCGGGTGGCGGAGAACAAGCAGTGTTTGAAATTCTGCATCAGGCACGTGAGCTATACCGCAATCGATTGCAAACGGATGCTGCAGCAGACGAGTTGGCCTCATTGTTCGCAGAATGTGCTATTGCAGAAGCACAAGGACCAGTGAGGTCGTCCAACAATCCCCCATTGGCGCCTCTTCATGTTGGCCCTTCGATTCCGCTAGATTCTGAAGGGAGATCTTTCCTCGCTATGTCCGGGAGGCAGCAGGTTATGCTGGATGCATTCGCAGACGGGAGCAGTTTTGTGTGTCTCAAGTGTGGCGGTCTGGTTAGCACTAATCGCAAAGACGAACATTTTGCGTACTGGTGTAGCTAG